From one Streptomyces sp. N50 genomic stretch:
- a CDS encoding FtsX-like permease family protein, which translates to MTAPWVRTRLRSAPGAAWALALLVVVTACLAASFPRALDRYEDAGLRHAVRQAGPDRTSVQLSGPQPDFVLPQQQREADLRPAELRRQYDKVRTAVGRPLVIDPAQSAYGVRPAEDLAVPDSWIPRPNGLPAHVYPAAQSDLAGHATVREGRFPRAFGQVTAQTPEIEAAVTVATAKSLHIKVGSVIHVPGEGRAPLAVRVTGILTPRDPAGAYWSTQPVLRTPTLVVLPTPDQPKYWLGALLLAQDAAPALLGTAAKPVAYWQLAPDPTALHAHDLDNLKAAVAALESGPGLQRVRTYTDPDTDLSTGLDDVFTTFGQLRSGIRPLTAVAAFGTGAVAVVVLLMAGGLTADRRRTELALLRARGASLRGLTARLLAETAVIAVPAGALGLTAALLAVPEGRTGYAVAAALAVTLTATAALPARAALTHRAVRVHGPREDVTTVRPSRRRTVAELTLLVVASGAVEALRRRGTSGSAEDQLVSLAPVLVGVIAALVLVRVYPFLLRGLARPASRLRGAVGHLSLARAGRTSVSAVLPLLALLTALTTAAFGGSVLAGVSDARDHAALLAVGADARLDATAPLPTQLPGEISRLPGVRGLAEVSITDEAKPRDGLEAVPLVGVNPGDYAELTHHTGLGAFTEGQLTRPANSGAVLPALASPSVATAYGTRPFLVRLPDTSAVTVRIVLVRDVTPAVSGADFLVVDRSGLSGTAARPTSLLVTGGRVSGAALRKAAGASAGVTVRAEERARYVDSPLQSGAERIYTAAVAAGAGYAAVALLLSLLRAAPERAALLARLRTMGLTRAQGRRLLILESLPQALLAAAGGALTGWATIRLLAPGFDLTSVALASARNPVGEAQLRTDPVSLAVPAIGVLLVAVGVAGVQAWWSGRRGSVRELRAGDAR; encoded by the coding sequence GTGACCGCCCCCTGGGTCCGTACCCGGCTGCGCTCCGCCCCCGGTGCCGCCTGGGCGCTGGCGCTGCTCGTCGTGGTGACCGCGTGTCTGGCCGCCTCTTTCCCGAGGGCGCTGGACCGGTACGAGGACGCCGGGCTGCGGCACGCCGTACGGCAGGCGGGCCCCGACCGGACCTCCGTCCAACTCTCCGGCCCACAGCCCGACTTCGTGCTCCCGCAGCAACAGCGCGAGGCGGACCTGCGCCCCGCCGAGCTCCGCCGGCAGTACGACAAGGTCCGTACCGCGGTCGGCCGTCCCCTCGTCATCGACCCCGCCCAGTCCGCGTACGGCGTGCGTCCCGCCGAGGACCTCGCAGTTCCGGACAGTTGGATACCGCGCCCGAACGGGTTGCCCGCGCACGTCTACCCCGCCGCCCAGAGCGACCTCGCCGGACACGCGACGGTACGGGAGGGCCGGTTCCCGCGCGCCTTTGGCCAGGTCACCGCGCAGACCCCGGAGATCGAGGCCGCGGTCACCGTCGCGACCGCCAAGAGCCTGCACATCAAGGTGGGTTCGGTCATCCACGTACCCGGCGAGGGACGCGCCCCGCTCGCCGTCCGCGTCACCGGCATCCTCACCCCGCGCGACCCCGCCGGCGCCTACTGGTCGACCCAGCCCGTGCTGCGCACCCCGACCCTGGTCGTCCTGCCGACGCCGGACCAGCCGAAGTACTGGCTCGGCGCCCTGCTGTTGGCCCAGGACGCGGCCCCCGCCCTCCTCGGCACAGCGGCGAAGCCGGTCGCGTACTGGCAGTTGGCCCCCGACCCGACGGCCCTGCACGCCCACGACCTGGACAACCTGAAGGCCGCCGTCGCCGCACTCGAATCGGGCCCGGGCCTCCAGCGGGTCCGCACCTACACCGACCCCGACACCGACCTGAGCACCGGTCTCGACGACGTGTTCACCACCTTCGGCCAACTCCGGTCCGGCATTCGCCCGTTGACCGCCGTCGCGGCCTTCGGCACCGGCGCGGTCGCCGTCGTCGTGCTGCTCATGGCGGGCGGCCTCACCGCGGACCGCCGCCGCACCGAACTCGCCCTGCTCCGCGCCCGCGGCGCCTCGCTGCGCGGCCTCACCGCCCGCCTGCTCGCCGAGACGGCCGTGATCGCCGTACCGGCAGGGGCACTTGGCCTGACGGCGGCGCTGCTGGCCGTCCCCGAGGGCCGCACCGGCTACGCCGTCGCGGCCGCCCTCGCGGTCACCCTCACCGCGACCGCCGCGCTCCCCGCACGCGCCGCGCTCACCCACCGGGCCGTCCGCGTCCACGGCCCCCGCGAGGACGTGACGACCGTACGTCCCTCCCGGCGCCGCACGGTCGCCGAACTCACCCTGCTGGTGGTGGCGTCCGGCGCGGTGGAGGCCCTGCGCCGACGCGGCACGTCCGGCTCTGCGGAGGACCAACTGGTGTCGCTGGCACCGGTGTTGGTGGGTGTGATCGCGGCGCTGGTGCTGGTACGCGTGTATCCGTTCCTGCTGCGCGGGCTGGCCCGTCCGGCAAGCCGGCTGCGGGGCGCGGTGGGCCATCTGTCGCTGGCCCGGGCGGGCCGCACCTCCGTCTCCGCGGTACTGCCCCTGCTGGCCCTCCTCACCGCGCTCACCACGGCCGCGTTCGGCGGTTCGGTCCTCGCGGGTGTGAGCGACGCCCGTGACCACGCGGCGCTCCTCGCCGTCGGCGCGGACGCCCGCCTCGACGCGACCGCTCCCCTGCCGACCCAACTCCCCGGCGAGATCAGCCGGTTGCCCGGGGTGCGCGGTCTCGCCGAGGTGAGCATCACCGACGAGGCGAAACCCAGGGACGGTCTGGAGGCGGTCCCGCTGGTGGGCGTGAACCCCGGCGACTACGCGGAGTTGACGCACCACACGGGCCTGGGAGCCTTCACCGAGGGCCAGTTGACGCGCCCCGCGAACTCGGGCGCCGTCCTCCCCGCCCTCGCCTCGCCCTCCGTGGCCACCGCGTACGGCACCCGCCCCTTCCTCGTCCGGCTGCCGGACACCAGCGCGGTCACCGTGCGGATCGTGCTCGTCCGGGACGTGACCCCGGCCGTGTCCGGCGCCGACTTCCTGGTCGTGGACCGGTCCGGGCTGTCCGGTACGGCGGCCCGCCCGACCTCGCTGCTGGTGACCGGCGGCCGGGTGAGCGGGGCCGCGCTGCGCAAGGCGGCCGGGGCCTCGGCCGGGGTGACGGTACGCGCCGAGGAACGCGCCCGGTATGTCGACTCGCCGCTCCAGTCCGGCGCCGAGCGCATCTACACGGCGGCGGTGGCGGCGGGCGCCGGTTACGCCGCCGTGGCCCTCCTGCTCTCCCTCCTGCGCGCGGCCCCGGAACGCGCCGCGCTGCTGGCCCGCCTCCGCACGATGGGCCTCACGCGCGCCCAGGGCCGCCGTCTGCTGATCCTGGAGTCACTGCCCCAGGCCCTGTTGGCGGCGGCGGGCGGCGCGCTCACCGGCTGGGCGACGATCCGTCTGCTCGCCCCGGGCTTCGACCTGACGTCGGTGGCCCTGGCGTCGGCCCGAAACCCGGTCGGGGAGGCCCAGTTGAGAACCGACCCGGTGTCCCTGGCCGTCCCCGCGATCGGGGTGCTGCTGGTGGCGGTGGGGGTCGCGGGGGTGCAGGCGTGGTGGTCCGGACGGCGGGGATCCGTACGGGAGTTGAGGGCGGGGGACGCGCGGTGA
- a CDS encoding ABC transporter ATP-binding protein, which produces MTTNPTLADLATRAAERRDRPAYGHDALITCDRLVRIFTADGVEVQALQGLDLLVREGELMALVGASGSGKSTLMNILAGLDTPTAGAARVADRDLLVMTAKDRLAYRREVVGFVWQQTSRNLLPYLTAAQNIALPMQLSGVRSGRRAKAERALELLELLEVADCRDRRPREMSGGQQQRVAIGVALANAPAVLLADEPTGELDSHTAEQVFAAFRTANEQLGTTIVIVTHDQAVATEVRRTVAIRDGRTSTEVLRRSEVDATTGHETVVAREYAMLDRAGRLQLPAEYTESLDMRDRVALELESDHIGVWPDDSERR; this is translated from the coding sequence ATGACCACGAATCCCACGCTCGCCGACCTGGCGACCCGGGCCGCGGAGCGGCGTGACCGGCCCGCCTACGGCCATGACGCGCTGATCACCTGCGACCGTCTGGTCCGTATCTTCACCGCGGACGGGGTCGAGGTGCAGGCGCTCCAAGGGCTCGATCTCCTGGTCAGGGAGGGCGAGTTGATGGCCCTGGTGGGGGCCTCGGGCAGCGGCAAGTCGACGCTCATGAACATCCTGGCCGGGCTGGACACACCCACCGCCGGTGCGGCCCGGGTGGCCGACCGGGATCTGCTCGTGATGACCGCCAAGGACCGGCTCGCCTACCGTCGTGAGGTCGTCGGGTTCGTCTGGCAGCAGACCTCCCGCAACCTGCTCCCCTATCTGACGGCGGCTCAGAACATCGCCCTGCCCATGCAGTTGTCCGGCGTCCGCTCCGGACGCCGGGCGAAGGCCGAACGTGCCCTGGAACTCCTGGAGTTGCTGGAGGTCGCCGACTGCCGCGACCGGCGCCCGCGCGAGATGTCGGGCGGTCAGCAGCAGCGGGTGGCGATCGGGGTGGCCCTCGCCAACGCCCCGGCCGTCCTGCTCGCCGACGAACCCACCGGTGAACTCGACTCCCACACCGCCGAACAGGTCTTCGCCGCGTTCCGCACCGCGAACGAGCAGTTGGGCACCACCATCGTGATCGTCACCCACGACCAGGCGGTGGCCACCGAGGTCCGCCGCACGGTCGCGATCCGCGACGGCCGCACCTCCACGGAGGTCCTGCGGCGCAGCGAGGTCGACGCGACGACGGGCCACGAGACGGTCGTGGCGAGGGAGTACGCGATGCTGGACCGGGCGGGGCGGCTCCAACTGCCCGCCGAATACACGGAATCGCTGGACATGCGGGACCGGGTGGCCCTGGAGCTGGAGTCGGACCACATCGGCGTGTGGCCAGACGACAGCGAGCGGCGCTGA